From Brassica oleracea var. oleracea cultivar TO1000 chromosome C3, BOL, whole genome shotgun sequence, a single genomic window includes:
- the LOC106335087 gene encoding UDP-D-xylose:L-fucose alpha-1,3-D-xylosyltransferase MGP4: MAQQKYLHQRPIQNPFSSSHLSNSSLSNRPISLLSRNGPLLLLLLLALLVILGVFLPWAGSPLFPFPTNTLSPSQSKWRDYSLAQAVQFAAKNGTVIVCAVSYAYLPFLNNWLISVSRQKHQDKVLVIAEDYATLYKVNERWPGHAVLIPPAFDSQTAHKFGSQGFFNFTARRPQHLLQIVELGYSVMYNDVDMVWLQDPFKYLEGRHDAYFMDDMTAIKPLDHSHDLPPPGKKGRPYICSCMIFLRPTSGAKLLMRKWIEELQDQPWSKAKKANDQPGFNWALLKTAHQVDLYLLPQAAFPTGGLYFKNKTWVKDTKGKHVIIHNNYIVGFEKKIKRFRDYGLWLVDDHALESPLGNLE; encoded by the exons ATGGCGCAGCAAAAGTACCTTCACCAGCGCCCCATCCAAAACCCTTTCTCTTCATCTCATCTCTCAAACTCTTCACTCTCTAACCGTCCCATCTCCCTCCTCTCCCGCAACGGCCCCCTCCTCCTCCTCCTCCTCCTCGCACTCCTCGTAATCCTGGGCGTATTCCTACCCTGGGCTGGATCTCCCTTATTCCCCTTCCCAACAAACACGCTCTCTCCTTCGCAGTCCAAGTGGCGCGACTACTCCCTCGCTCAAGCCGTTCAGTTCGCAGCTAAGAACGGCACCGTGATCGTCTGCGCCGTGAGCTATGCTTACTTGCCTTTCCTCAACAACTGGCTGATCAGCGTCTCGAGGCAGAAGCACCAGGACAAAGTCCTCGTGATCGCTGAGGATTACGCTACTCTCTACAAGGTTAACGAGAGGTGGCCTGGTCACGCCGTTCTCATCCCTCCCGCGTTCGATTCTCAAACCGCTCACAAGTTCGGCTCCCAG GGTTTCTTCAACTTCACAGCTAGGAGGCCGCAGCATCTCTTGCAAATTGTGGAGCTAGGTTACAGTGTTATGTACAACGATGTTGATATGGTCTGGCTCCAAGATCCCTTCAAGTATTTGGAAGGAAGGCATGATGCATACTTCATGGATGACATGACTGCT ATTAAGCCGTTGGATCATTCTCATGATTTACCGCCTCCGGGTAAAAAAGGAAGGCCTTATATTTGTAGCTGCATGATTTTCTTGCGCCCCACTAGTGGCGCAAAGCTTCTGATGAGGAAATGGATTGAGGAACTTCAAGACCAACCTTGGTCCAAAGCTAAGAAAGCAAATGACCAGCCTGGTTTTAACTGGGCACTTTTGAAAACAGCTCATCAG GTGGATCTCTACTTGCTTCCTCAGGCAGCGTTTCCAACAGGAGGATTGTACTTCAAGAACAAGACATGGGTAAAGGACACAAAGGGGAAGCATGTGATCATCCACAATAACTACATTGTTGGTTTTGAAAAGAAGATCAAACGTTTCCGTGACTATGGTCTATGGTTAGTGGATGATCATGCTCTTGAGTCCCCTTTAGGAAATTTAGAGTAA
- the LOC106334798 gene encoding uncharacterized protein LOC106334798 codes for MAGENAAANAICSICYEDLKPVAENLQSISACGHVFHELCLQQWFEYCPSTNKRNCPICKQKCHLKDPFRLYFQSSGNQTDSIASQKVEEDPVLLRGEVKRLQGKIQNLASVLEGQQKQNLEVSDQLHQCKEQLKEDKARRWEALQEISTTQLLLKVKSEECVQLTSKCAKLQDRTMALAKELAALKLVSDLSLDEDDVMKLAMLGNNAKTKDTIDTLVKSLVIRNRSYKELLAKCNQLGRGEARSSEKLEKAMEKMDRLKKRVRELEMIAEESENRALRDIKVSKNCSDRQVSKPATESFVSFRMPPSGNIVEKISTPLGKFEKNDGFTIPESCLRGRGDSISRKPETVIEIDDDVPETTNSGFRYSDSVMKDEKSEDSNVQDDPVIKDIKFNIRESPAPSFSTRNNGAGDIWFSNGNNQNLRRWETSPSLGGHVSGKNDLISVGPDGKGGRIKVLRSKPQFSNANASSGSGKRFKVGSKTSGSSSQGCLQIEQFFGKSNR; via the exons ATGGCCGGCGAAAACGCGGCGGCGAATGCAATATGTTCAATCTGTTACGAAGATCTAAAACCGGTGGCTGAGAATCTGCAATCGATCTCCGCCTGTGGCCACGTCTTTCACGAACTATG TTTGCAGCAATGGTTCGAGTACTGCCCGAGCACGAACAAACGAAACTGTCCGATTTGCAAGCAGAAGTGCCACCTAAAGGATCCTTTCCGGCTCTACTTTCAATCTTCCGGGAACCAAACCGATTCGATTGCATCGCAAAAGGTTGAGGAAGATCCGGTCTTGTTGAGAGGAGAAGTGAAGCGGCTCCAAGGGAAGATACAGAACCTTGCTTCAGTTCTGGAGGGGCAGCAAAAGCAGAATCTTGAAGTCTCCGACCAG TTGCATCAGTGCAAGGAGCAATTGAAGGAGGACAAAGCAAGAAGGTGGGAGGCTCTACAAGAGATATCAACGACACAACTCTTGCTTAAAGTAAAGTCAGAG GAATGTGTTCAGCTTACTTCTAAGTGCGCTAAGCTACAAGACAGAACTATGGCTCTTGCCAAGGAGCTCGCTGCGCTTAAACT GGTTTCCGATCTAAGCTTGGATGAAGATGATGTTATGAAGCTCGCCATGCTAGGGAATAATGCAAAGACCAAAGATACTATAGATACACTTGTCAAGTCCTTGGTTATCCGAAACAG GAGTTATAAAGAGTTGCTGGCCAAATGCAATCAGCTGGGTAGAGGAGAAGCTCGGTCTTCTGAGAAACTTGAGAAAGCTATGGAAAAGATGGATAGACTAAAG AAGCGAGTGAGGGAACTTGAGATGATCGCTGAAGAGAGTGAGAACAGAGCTCTAAGGGATATAAAAGTTTCAAAGAACTGCAGTGACAGACAAGTCTCCAAGCCTGCAACAGAGAGCTTTGTTTCTTTCAGAATGCCTCCATCAGGCAACATAGTTGAGAAAATCTCTACACCACTTGGTAAATTTGAGAAGAATGATGGCTTCACCATTCCTGAATCGTGCTTAAGGGGAAGAGGAGACTCTATTTCTCGCAAACCAGAGACGGTTATCGAGATAGATGATGATGTTCCTGAAACCACAAATTCTGGCTTCAGATATTCGGATTCTGTTATGAAAGATGAGAAGAGTGAAGATAGTAATGTTCAGGATGATCCCGTGATCAAGGATATAAAGTTTAACATCAGAGAAAGTCCAGCACCATCATTCTCAACTCGGAACAATG GTGCTGGAGACATTTGGTTTTCAAATGGAAACAATCAAAATCTCAGAAGATGGGAAACGAGTCCTTCACTAGGAGGTCATGTCTCAGGCAAGAATGATCTAATCTCTGTTGGACCTGATGGGAAAGGTGGAAGAATCAAGGTGTTGAGATCCAAACCCCAATTTTCT AACGCCAATGCAAGCTCAGGAAGTGGTAAGAGATTCAAGGTTGGAAGTAAAACAAGTGGTTCGTCGTCTCAAGGCTGTCTGCAGATCGAACAATTTTTTGGGAAATCCAATCGCTAA